Genomic segment of Anopheles darlingi chromosome X, idAnoDarlMG_H_01, whole genome shotgun sequence:
TCTTTTCGGGCGTTCTTCAACCCCTTCTATCCCCTTcgtttgattcgttttttccccctgtAAGCTGGTGGGATAGGAAGACGAGGAAAGAGCGTGgagaggcggggggggggggggaggggaaaagggaagcagaTTGCGCTCACTGGCAGTGGCGGCACTTTTTGCGCTGCcacgcgatcgtcgtcgcgatgGTGATTCATGCTGAGAGAGctagagatggagagaaagagatggagaaaggtggaggggggaagggtgggagagggggggggggcaaggcATATCTATGCTCGGCCACCCTATGTCCcgggtggtttttggccggTTCCACCAATCGACCAATTTTtggtcacacacgcacacatgtcgCGCAATTTTGgacatcggcatcagcagccggCATCGTTCCGGCGCTTCGCGTACAACAACGGACCATCACGAGCCGTGAAGAGATCGAGCCGAAAATGATCGAACTGCCGCGGCTGCACCCTCTGGTGCTGCAGTTTCGGACGGATGCATTCCGGCCGTTATTTAACCGCGATTTCGCTCATTTCGAGCAGACTTCATTCGCTTTCGAGCAGCATGTTCATGCGCCCAAAGCTATGCTTCTGTGCTTTTCTGCTGCCGAGGCTGCTTTCGAGCGCAGCTGCCGTTTTGTAGCGCTGTTTGAGAGATCGAATCGATCCTACACTTGGTTTAGCGTTTCAGCTTTTCACCGTTCATGTTGATGTATGATTTTTAAATAGTGCGCTTAATCTATCACTTATGCTTGGATTGATTGGAATCGGATTAATGATGAGATAATGTGTGTTTGCTATTTAACCAACGCGAAGTAACTCCTCGACTACAGGCTATCGTATGCGAAGGTTGACGGCCGCACTTGGTTGTCAAATCTTATGACGATTTGGCGCTctttccatttattttgcaGCAACGGTCGCGGTCCAGAGGTAAGAACCTGAAGCAAAATTACAAATAAATTAGGATTTTAAACGTGCATCACAGTATCGTAGCCAATCGATCGCCATGAGTCAATCCCCGTTAGAGCAAACTCCGCCAAAGTCTGAGGTTGGCGGGGACAAGGAGCGGCTGCCGAGTGCTCCGTTTAGCAGCACTGGCCTAGAAACcctgcgacttccgatgatcGCTGAGCAGCCGGAGACGCCGCTGCGCCGATCGATTCGGGCTCGCGTGCCCAGCAAACGATTTTTGGATACATCCCGCAGCGATAGCGATACGGACGGGGAACATCAAATAAAACGCACGGTAGAGGAGACCGAGATACAGGAGCTAGGCAGCAAGCTGTCCTCCGCTACGCTGTTCGAGGAGTGCCACGATGTGGCAGGTCGAACCATGTACGGGTTTCGCACGCCGAAAAAGCGCGATTCGATGCGCAAGCTGGCCGCGCAGACAAGCACCCAACGCCGCTCGAAAGTACAGCGTACACCAACCACGCCCCGTACTCCAGCCGCACTCCGTACACCAAGCAGCGCACGTCAGCGTAGAATGAAGCACCGAAATCCGCAGACACCGGCCCAAGTGCGCCAGCTCCGGAAGCAAGGTATGGGACATTCTCCTCACGACACCCATTTGATTCTCCTATTATCCTACGACCCATTGGTCCACAACCGCTGCGTCTAGCTGACCTTTCTCGTTATTatggtttttcttctcgtaGCTATTGGCAAAGTTTTGCAAAAGGTGGATGAAGAATCCGACGCTTCATACAGCCCGGCGTCTTCCTCGACCGACACGGAGCCGCCCGATACTCACAGCGgtagcgatgacgatgaagaagaggtCGCCGCAACGGCCGAATCAAAGTCGATCAGGAAACAACAGGCTCGGTCCCCGACAGGGGCGAAACCCAAGGTTAAGATTCCGGTTGTGGGCCCGACCGATACGCCGATCGTGAAATCTTCGGAGTACTGTTATGACAACTCTTATGAACAGTACTTTTCGATCCATGCTACTACGAAAGTAGTCACGTCCAACCATACACTGGACTTACTAGCCACATCGCGCATACCGCGTGCTTTAATGCAGCAGTTGCTGTAGGAGACCAGCCCGCCCGCGCCCCACCGGGACCGACAGCAAGAAATGAATGACAAATGTATGCTCTTCTTCCGGGATTGGCTGTTCACGCTTAACGAGGGATTTAGTGTGCTGTTGTTCGGCATCGGGCATTCGGCCAATGGGGAGCTAATGCAGCTCTTCATCGATGAAAAGTTAAACGGTTATCCTACCATCTTTGTGCAGGGATATGTTCCCGACTTTAGCATCAAGGACGTACTGGATCGGATTTGTGGCGAGGTGTTTGAAATGTGGCTTTCaacgacgaacacacacgagGCGTTGGATAAGATCGAGCGTAAGTTCGCCGACCATCCTGAGAAGCATCTGTTTTTACTAGTCCATAACTTGGACGGTTCATCGCTGCGGAACGAGTCCACCCAGTCTGCTATATGCCGACTGGCGGCCATCGACAACGTACATTttatcgcatcgatcgaaaatcACATCGCATCGGCCATGTGGGGCACGAATTATCAAGCGGCATATAACTTCAAGTGGTTTAACGCTACCACGCTCCAACCGTACAATGCCGAGACGTCGTTCGAGAACTCTCTGATGGTCCAAAACGCCGATGCGCCcgcgttcgatgcaatgaagcgagttgtatgctcgctaacagcgaacgcgcgcggaaTATACAACGCGATTGTTAAGTatcaactaaccaaccagaaggtgcaacagcagcactacgcCGGCATGCCAATGCAGGAGTTGTATCGTCAGTGCCGCGAATCGTTCCTCGTTTCGTCGGATGCTGCCCTGCGCTGTCACCTCACCGAGTTCGTTGATCACAAATTACTGCGGTTCAAGCGCAACTCTGAGAGTAGCGAGGCGGTCCTCATTCCGCTGTCGCACATGCTCCTCCAGCGGTTTGTTGATGAGCAGGATGTCGTCTAATtcacgaaggctcgtacaagtacttcgatgttcgttcacatggtgccatatatgtattcactgtagcgtgaaaggacagtacaatgagaattaatttctataaagtatagcataaggtttgaattagaggagctttagatcctcgagcagtgatctcgttcgatgcaatgaagcgagttgtatgttcgctaacagcgaacgcgcgcggcatattcaacgtgattgtcaactaggatcaggatgctgccatgcttgatcacaaattgctgcggttcaagtaattgacgaaggctcgtacaagtacttcgatgttcgttcacatggtgccatatatgtattcactgtagcgtgaaacgacagtacaatgagaattaatctctataatgtatagcataaggtttgaattagaggagctttagatcctcgagcagtgatctcgttcgatgcaatgaagctagttgtatgttcgctaacagcgaacgcgcgcggcatattcaacgtgattgtcaactaggatcaggatgctgccatgcttgatcacaaattgctgcggttcaagtaattgacgaaggctcgtacaagtacttcgatgttcgttcacatggtgccatatatgtattcactgtagcgtgaaacgacagtacaatgagaattaatctctataatgtatagcataaggtttgaattagaggagctttagatcctcgagcagtgatctcgttcgatgcaatgaagctagttgtatgttcgctaacagcgaacgcgcgcggcatattcaacgtgattgtcaactaggatcaggatgctgccatgcttgatcacaaattgctgcggttcaagtaattgacgaaggctcgtacaagtacttcgatgttcgttcacatggtgccatatatgtattcactgtagcgtgaaacgacagtacaatgagaattaatctctataaagtatagcataaggtttgaattagaggagctttagatcctcgagcagtgatctcgttcgatgcaatgaagcgagttgtatgttcgctaacagcgaacgcgcgcggcatattcaacgtgattgtcaactaggatcaggatgctgccatgcttgatcacaaattgctgcggttcaagtaattgacgaaggctcgtacaagtacttcgatgttcgttcacatggtgccatatatgtattcactgtagcgtgaaacgacagtacaatgagaattaatctctataaagtatagcataaggtttgaattagaggagctttagatcctcgagcagtgatctcgttcgatgcaatgaagcgagttgtatgttcgctaacagcgaacgcgcgcggcatattcaacgtgattgtcaactaggatcaggatgctgccatgcttgatcacaaattgctgcggttcaagtaattgacgaaggctcgtacaagtacttcgatgttcgttcacatggtgccatatatgtattcactgtagcgtgaaacgacagtacaatgagaattaatctctataaagtatagcataaggtttgaattagaggagctttagatcctcgagcagtgatctcgttcgatgcaatgaagcgagttgtatgttcgctaacagcgaacgcgcgcggcatattcaacgtgattgtcaactaggatcaggatgctgccatgcttgatcacaaattgctgcggttcaagtaattgacgaaggctcgtacaagtacttcgatgttcgttcacatggtgccatatatgtattcactgtagcgtgaaacgacagtacaatgagaattaatctctataaagtatagcataaggtttgaattagaggagctttagatcctcgagcagtgatctcgttcgatgcaatgaagcgagttgtatgttcgctaacagcgaacgcgcgcggcatattcaacgtgattgtcaactaggatcaggatgctgccatgcttgatcacaaattgctgcggttcaagtaattgacgaaggctcgtacaagtacttcgatgttcgttcacatggtgccatatatgtattcactgtagcgtgaaacgacagtacaatgagaattaatctctataaagtatagcataaggtttgaattagaggagctttagatcctcgagcagtgatctcgttcgatgcaatgaagcgagttgtatgttcgctaacagcgaacgcgcgcggcatattcaacgtgattgtcaactaggatcaggatgctgccatgcttgatcacaaattgctgcggttcaagtaattgacgaaggctcgtacaagtacttcgatgttcgttcacatggtgccatatatgtattcactgtagcgtgaaacgacagtacaatgagaattaatctctataaagtatagcataaggtttgaattagaggagctttagatcctcgagcagtgatctcgttcgatgcaatgaagcgagttgtatgttcgctaacagcgaacgcgcgcggcatattcaacgtgattgtcaactaggatcaggatgctgccatgcttgatcacaaattgctgcggttcaagtaattgacgaaggctcgtacaagtacttcgatgttcgttcacatggtgccatatatgtattcactgtagcgtgaaacgacagtacaatgagaattaatctctataaagtatagcataaggtttgaattagaggagctttagatcctcgagcagtgatctcgttcgatgcaatgaagcgagttgtatgttcgctaacagcgaacgcgcgcggcatattcaacgtgattgtcaactaggatcaggatgctgccatgcttgatcacaaattgctgcggttcaagtaattgacgaaggctcgtacaagtacttcgatgttcgttcacatggtgccatatatgtattcactgtagcgtgaaacgacagtacaatgagaattaatctctataaagtatagcataaggtttgaattagaggagctttagatcctcgagcagtgatctcgttcgatgcaatgaagcgagttgtatgttcgctaacagcgaacgcgcgcggcatattcaacgtgattgtcaactaggatcaggatgctgccatgcttgatcacaaattgctgcggttcaagtaattgacgaaggctcgtacaagtacttcgatgttcgttcacatggtgccatatatgtattcactgtagcgtgaaacgacagtacaatgagaattaatctctataaagtatagcataaggtttgaattagaggagctttagatcctcgagcagtgatctcgttcgatgcaatgaagcgagttgtatgttcgctaacagcgaacgcgcgcggcatattcaacgtgattgtcaactaggatcaggatgctgccatgcttgatcacaaattgctgcggttcaagtaattgacgaaggctcgtacaagtacttcgatgttcgttcacatggtgccatatatgtattcactgtagcgtgaaacgacagtacaatgagaattaatctctataaagtatagcataaggtttgaattagaggagctttagatcctcgagcagtgatctcgttcgatgcaatgaagcgagttgtatgttcgctaacagcgaacgcgcgcggcatattcaacgtgattgtcaactaggatcaggatgctgcca
This window contains:
- the LOC125957198 gene encoding origin recognition complex subunit 2-like — encoded protein: MSQSPLEQTPPKSEVGGDKERLPSAPFSSTGLETLRLPMIAEQPETPLRRSIRARVPSKRFLDTSRSDSDTDGEHQIKRTVEETEIQELGSKLSSATLFEECHDVAGRTMYGFRTPKKRDSMRKLAAQTSTQRRSKVQRTPTTPRTPAALRTPSSARQRRMKHRNPQTPAQVRQLRKQAIGKVLQKVDEESDASYSPASSSTDTEPPDTHSGSDDDEEEVAATAESKSIRKQQARSPTGAKPKVKIPVVGPTDTPIVKSSEYCYDNSYEQYFSIHATTKVVTSNHTLDLLATSRIPRALMQQLLCMLFFRDWLFTLNEGFSVLLFGIGHSANGELMQLFIDEKLNGYPTIFVQGYVPDFSIKDVLDRICGEVFEMWLSTTNTHEALDKIERKFADHPEKHLFLLVHNLDGSSLRNESTQSAICRLAAIDNVHFIASIENHIASAMWGTNYQAAYNFKWFNATTLQPYNAETSFENSLMVQNADAPAFDAMKRVVCSLTANARGIYNAIVKYQLTNQKVQQQHYAGMPMQELYRQCRESFLVSSDAALRCHLTEFVDHKLLRFKRNSESSEAVLIPLSHMLLQRFVDEQDVV